The segment CCGGCAGGCCAGTCAGGGTCAGCGAGTCGCCGTCCTGCTTGACGCCGGAGAACGGCTGGCCATCGAGGCGCACGCCAACCAGTTCCAGCTCCTCGCCGGCCAGAACCAGCGGCGCGTCGGCCGTGCCGGTGCGCTGGATCTTCAGCGTGCTGGTGACGACGGTACGCTGCGGATCGAGGTCGAGCACGAGATCCACGTGGTCGATGGCGAAAGCGGGCGGAGTATAGTCCTTGCGATAGACGGTGACGGGCGTATCGGTGCGCAGCATGGGGAATCCTGTCTTCGGAGTGACCGGGGGGGGCGGGCGGCGTGCTGAAGATTGCGACGGCCCTCGAAGCCCTCATTGTAGCCAAGGGGTTCGGGCAATGCGGGATGCCAGATGCGGCGTGGGAATTCAAAAGGGCTGTTCCTGTCTGAGGAAATGCAACCAAATCAGGAAGAACGAGGTATCAGGGAATGCGTGCATCAGGGAAAGCAGTGACGAAGTGGGGAAGACGAGGCGCCTTTTGGGCGCTGATGGCGCTGGGCTCGCTCTGGCTGGCGGGATGCGCCACCACGGTGACCACCGAGGTCACCGCGTTCCGGCAGGCCGGATGGCAGAACGATGCGCCGCGTACCTACGCGTTCGAGCACACGTCGCAGCAGGAAGAGCAACTTGAGCGCCAGACCTTCGAGCAGTGGCTGGCAGACACCTTGTCCGGACTCGGCTTCGAGCAGCGCCCGGCGGGCCAGGCACGCTATCTGGTGACGATGGACTACGACGCCGCGCCCGGGATTGCCCAGGTGGCGGAGACCGTCTACCCCGACCCCTGGTACGGACCTTGGGGGCCGTACTGGGGCCCTTATGGCGGGTATCGACCCTATGGCCCCTGGGGATGGGGCCCCGGCTACTGGCCGCCCCAGACCGTGATACGCGACGTGCCCGTGACCTATTCGAACGTGCGCGTCTATTTCAAGGATGCAGCCAGCGGCAAGCGCGTCTACCAGGTCACTGCCACCAATACGACCGAGAGTGGTAATCCGGCGGCGGTGATGCCCTACATGATCCGCAGCGCGTTTGCGGACTTCCCGGCCGAGAGCGGGCGGCCGCGTCGCGTGACGCTGGAGGTCGACAAGGACAAGAAGTAGCACGGCGCCGCGCAATATCCTTTCGCCGGCGGGGGCGAAAGGTATTGGCTACCGTACGGTAAAAGGAGTTTTGCGTCCGGTGGCGGCAAAATCTTCCAATCGGGCGTGCCAAAGCCCTGCCGCCGCGTGGCGGCTGGGCTAGAATGGCTCCTCGATTTTTTCCCGCCTTTACCCGGACGAGCAGAGAATGAGCAGCAAGACCACCGGTGATGCACCGCAACATGCCCCCAATAGTCCCGAAGCGCAACTGCGCCTGGCTGCGCTGGAATACCACCGCAGCCCGACCAAGGGCAAGATCCAGGTAACGGCCACCAAGGCCCTGTCCAATCAGCGTGACCTGTCGCTGGCCTACTCCCCGGGCGTGGCCTACGCCTGCGAAGAAATCCACAAGGACCCCGCGATGGCCGCCGAGTACACCTCGCGCGCCAACCTCGTGGCCGTGGTGACCAACGGTACCGCCGTGTTGGGCTTGGGCGACATCGGTCCGCTGGCCGGCAAGCCCGTGATGGAAGGCAAGGGCTGCCTGTTCAAGAAATTCGCCGGCATCGACGTGTTCGACATCGAACTCGATGCACGCGACCCGGACAAGATCGTCGAGATCGTAGCGGCGCTGGAGCCGACGCTTGGTGGCGTGAACCTCGAAGACATCAAGGCTCCCGAGTGCTTCTACATCGAGCAGAAGCTGCGCGAGCGCATGAACATCCCCGTCTTCCACGACGATCAGCACGGCACGGCGATCATCTCGACCGCGGCGCTGCTGAACGGCCTGAAGGTGGTAGGCAAGGACATCGCGAAGGTCAAGCTGGCCGTCTCGGGCGCGGGCGCCGCCGCAATCGCGTGCCTGGATACGATGGTCAGCCTGGGCGTGAACCGCGAGAACATCTACGTGGTCGACTCGAAGGGCGTGATCTTCCAGGGCCGCGACGCGAACATGGAGGCCAACAAGGCTCGCTACGCGCAGGACACGTCGGCCCGCACGCTGGCCGACATCGTCAAGGATGCGGACGTGTTCCTGGGTTGCTCGACCGCGGGCGTGCTGACCGGTGACATGGTCAAGACCATGGCCGACCGTCCGATCATCCTGGCGCTGGCCAACCCGGAGCCGGAAATCCGCCCGGAAGTGGCCAAGGCCGCGCGTCCGGACTGCATCATCGCCACGGGCCGTTCGGACTATCCGAACCAGGTCAACAACGTGCTCTGCTTCCCGTACATCTTCCGCGGCGCGCTCGATTGCGGCGCCACGAAGATCACCGAAGCGATGAAGCTGGCCTGCGTGAAGGCGATCGCCGAGCTGGCCGAAGCCGAACTGAACGATGCCGTGGCCGCAGCCTACGGTGGTCGTGAACTGAAGTTCGGCCCGGACTACATCATCCCGACGCCGTTCGACCAGCGCCTGATCGAGAAGATTGCACCGGCCGTTGCCAAGGCCGCCGAGGAATCCGGCGTGGCCACGCGCCCGATCAAGGACCTTGAAGCCTACCGCCAGCAACTGACCAGCTACGTGTACCACACCGGCATGATCATGAAGCCGGTGTTCACGGCCGCCAAGGCCGCGCCGAAACGCGTCGCCTACGCCGAAGGTGAAGAAGAGCGTGTGCTGCGTGCGGTGCAGGGCGTGGTGGACGAAGGTCTGGCCCGTCCGATCCTGATCGGTCGCCCGCACGTGATCCAGATGCGTATCGACAAGGCGGGCCTGCGTCTGCGCCCGGGCGTCGATTTCGAACTGATCAACCCCGAGGATGATCCGCGTTATCGCGCCTATCACGAGGAGTACCACGCGCTGCGCGGTCGCGACGGCGTGACGCCGGACATGGCCAAGGTGGCGCTGCGTCGTTCGAATACGCTGATCGGCACGATGCTGATGCACATGGGTGATGCCGATGCACTGTTGTGCGGCACGGTGGGCCGGTTCGAGGCGCATCTGGAACACGTGCGCGACGTGATCGGCCTGGCGCCGGGCGCCAAGGTGTTCGCGGCCATGAACGCGCTGATGCTCGAAAAGTACACGCTGTTCATCACGGATACGTTCGTCAACGATGATCCGAGCGCCGAGGAACTGGCTGCCATCACGCAGCTTGCAGCCGAGGAAATCGCACGCTTCGGCCTGCACCCGAAGGTTGCGATGATGTCGCACTCGATGTTCGGTTCGTCGAACCGCCCGTCGGCGCGCAAGATGCGCGACGCGGCCGAGATCCTGGCCCGCGTGGCACCGCAGCTCGAAGTGGAAGGCGAGATGCAGGGCGATGCGGCACTGGTCGAAGACGTGCGCCGTCATTTCCTGCCGGGCACCAAGCTGGCCGGCAGCGCCAATCTGCTGGTGATGCCGACGCTGGACGCCGCCAACATCGCGTTCAATCTGCTCAAGATCACGGGCGGCCAGGGCGTGACGGTGGGTCCGATCCTGCTGGGCGCAGCCAAGCCGGTGCACATCCTGAATCCGCAGGCGACCACGCGCCGTATCGTCAACATGACGGCCGTGGCCGTGGCGGAGTGCAACGCCACCCGCTGATGTTCACGATCTGAATATCTGCCGGAAGCAAAAAGAAACAGGGCCGCGAAAGCGGCCCTGTTTCATTGTCGGTGCGCTGGCACGTCTGCCGGAGTGTCAGCGCGTCGGCGGGTCAGTACGCACGGGTCGTGCCCTGTCTTGCCTACTACTCTCTACTGCAGCACGTTGTACTGCTCCCGCATCACCACGATGATCGAACGGGCCGCGGCCATCTGCTGTGCCAGATCGGTGAAGGTCTCCTGGCGAAAATCCACCTCGGCGCTCCAGTTGCAACCCGTATGGTCCGGCTGATGCACGCGCATTGCGTGCAACTCAACCTCGCCGCACTCCGGATTGTTGTCCAGGCACTGGCTCAGGATGGCCATCAGTTCCGACCGGGATTTCACATAGCGCCGCATGCGTCACCTCATTCGTTCCTGTTTACGTGGCCCAGCACAGAGGCCGGGAAACTAATCTAGGCAGCGGACGAAGGGCTTGCCAATTGAATCCGCCTATGGAGCAGTGGCTTCCCATCCTGCTTTGATTGCGCCTTGTTGCAATGCGGCGCAGCATTGTGACGCCTGTGTCATGGGGGCACGCAACAAAAAAGCCCGCCGGAGGCGGGCTTTACAACCAACGATCCGGCGGAATTTTCCGGGATCAGAAGCGGTGGCGAACGCCGACGCCGAAGGTGTCGCCGTGCTCGACGCCCGACACCTTGTCGTAGTAGTAGGCACCGTAGACGTCGGTGCGCTTCGACAGGTTGTAGTCGTAGGCGACGGCGAACGTATTGCGCTTGATGCCAGCAACTTCGTTCAGCACGCGGCCGTAGGTGTACGACGCCAGGATATTGCCTGCGCCAACCGGCACCGCGACGCCGGCCTGGCCGTCGATGTGCTTGATGTCGCCGCCATTGGTGCTCGTGTTGAAGTTGGTCTTGATGTACTGGCCTTGCAGGAAGGCCTTGACGATCTTGAAGTCGTACGTCACGCCAGCCTGGACGGCGGACTGCTTGTCGAGGCCCGCGAGATTGGCATTCTGCGGGTCAAACGGAGCAACGTCGAACTTGACCTGCTGGAATGCCAGCGTCGCCGCGAAGTTGCCGGAGAAGTAGGTCAGGTTGCCGCCCCACTTGTTCTTGCCGTTGTTACCGGGCGATTCGCCAAAGCCGTAGATGAAGTTCGCGGTCAGGCCACCGAAGTTCGGCGTCGAGTACAGCAGCGAGTTGTTCCAGCCCGAATCGCCCAGGATGCCCGGATCGGACACGCCGCCAACGTTTTGAGGCGTCGGGAAGTACGTGTGGAAGATCATCGGGCTGAACGTGTACGAGTCGACCAGCGGGTTGAACAGGATCGTCGACACGAAGTACGGCGTCGTGTTGCGGCCGATCTTCAGCGTGCCGTAGGTTTCGTTCGTCAGGCCGACGAAGGCATTGCGGCTGAACATCGAGTCGCCGGTGAAGCGGCCCATGCTACCGGTGTCGGGGCGGAAGAAGCCGTTCAGGTCGAAGATGGCCTTCGTGCCCATGCCCAGGTCCTCGGTACCCTTGATGCCCCAGTACGAGGTTTGCATGCCACCCGAGTTGACTACGTAGGCGCGGTCGCCCGAGCCCGGATTCTTGACGCCTCCGATGAAAGCATCGGCCATGCCGTACAGCGTCACGCTGGACTGGGCCATGGCCGCGCCGGAGAAAAGGGTGGCTGCGATCGCCGCCAGCTTGAGAGCCGGCTTGTACTGCTTCTTCATGTTTAAGACCTCCGTGGTTGTAATGCTGCTCAGAACGCTTGCCTGTGTGCTGGAACCTGCTGGGTTCTCTCTAGTTCCGTGCCTGGGCGGCGCGCTGGAATCGGCGCCGCCTGGCACGTTCTTGTCTCACAGTGATGCTCGATCTGCTGCTGAACGCTCCTGATTTCTCTCTCTTTTTTCGATGTGCTTTTTTTGGTCAGGCGGATACTAAGTCGTTCAGACGGAACTGCGCAATCCGATGAATCTGGTTGATGCAAGTTTGCAACTCGACCTCCGGGGCGTTTTCCAGGCGCCTTGCAAAAGCGTCGATGATGCCGTGCCGGTCATAGCCGCGGACCGCGAGGATGAACGGGAAGCCGAACTTCCGGTTGTAGGCTTCGTTCAGTCCCTGCAGGCGCTGGAATTCCTCGGGCGTGCACTGATCGAGTCCGGCGCCAGCCTGCTCGCGCGTGGATTCCGCCGTCAGTTCGCCGCGCACCGCGGCCTTGCCCGCCAGTTCCGGGTGAGCGCGCACGAGCTTGAGTTGCGCTTCCTGGCCCGCGGCATCCACGGCGCCGCGCAGGGCCGACGCCAGTTCCGCCGTATTGGCGAAGGGGCGCTTGCGCGCCGCCGTTTCGGCGAACCAGGGGGAGTGTTCGTAGATGCCGCCGAGGACCGCGATGAATTCGGCCTCGGGCATCGTGTTGAGTTGGGCGATCGTGTAGGTGGTCTGGCTCATGCGTGGCTCCGATAGGGGTGGGTTTCAATCCAGTGGCGGGCGATATCGACACGCCTGCAGATCCACACCTTGTCGTGAGACTGCACGTAATCCAGGAATCGCTGCAGCGCGCGGAAACGTCCCGGGCGGCCCAGCAAGCGGCAATGCATGCCGATCGACAGCATCTTCGGGCGGTCCTGGCCCTGCGGATCGCCTTCGGCGTAGAGCACGTCGAAGGCATCCTTCAGATACTGGAAGAACTGCTCGCCCGTGTTGAAGCCCTGGGGCGTGGCGAAGCGCATGTCGTTGGTGTCGAGTGTGTACGGCACCACCAGATGGGGCTTCTTCTGGCCACCCGTGATTTCCACATCGGTCCAGAAGGGCAGGTCGTCGCCGTAGTAGTCGGCGTCATAGAGCAGCCCGCCGTGCTCGACCACCAGCCGGCGCGTGTTGGGGCTGTCGCGGCCGGTGTACCAGCCCAGCGGCATCTCGCCGGTCAGCTCCTTGATGATCTCCATGCCGATGCGCATGTGCTCGCGCTCGATGGCTTCGTCGATGCCCTGGTAGTGAATCCAGCGGTAGCCGTGGCAGGCGATCTCGTGACCGAGTTCGACGAACGCGCGGGTCAGTTCCGGATGGCGCTGCAGCGCCATCGACACGCCGAAGACCGTCAGCGGCAGCTTGCGTTGCTCGAACTCGCGCAGCAGGCGCCAGACGCCGGCGCGCGAGCCGTATTCGTAGATGCCCTCCATGCTCATGTGTCGCGCCGGATAGGCGGCGGCACCAACGATCTCGGACAGGAACTGCTCGGATGCCGCGTCGCCGTGCAGCACGCAGTTCTCACCGCCTTCCTCGTAATTGAGCACGAACTGCAGCGCGATGCGCGCGCCGCCCGGCCAGCGGGCGTGCGGTGGCTGCGCGCCGTAGCCAATGAGATCGCGTGGATAGTTATCGTGTGTCATCTCTTTATTTCTGCTTCAGGAGAAACTGCCCGCCCCGCGGGAGCCATGCATCGAAGCGACCGGACTTACGCA is part of the Cupriavidus metallidurans CH34 genome and harbors:
- the puuE gene encoding allantoinase PuuE — encoded protein: MTHDNYPRDLIGYGAQPPHARWPGGARIALQFVLNYEEGGENCVLHGDAASEQFLSEIVGAAAYPARHMSMEGIYEYGSRAGVWRLLREFEQRKLPLTVFGVSMALQRHPELTRAFVELGHEIACHGYRWIHYQGIDEAIEREHMRIGMEIIKELTGEMPLGWYTGRDSPNTRRLVVEHGGLLYDADYYGDDLPFWTDVEITGGQKKPHLVVPYTLDTNDMRFATPQGFNTGEQFFQYLKDAFDVLYAEGDPQGQDRPKMLSIGMHCRLLGRPGRFRALQRFLDYVQSHDKVWICRRVDIARHWIETHPYRSHA
- the uraD gene encoding 2-oxo-4-hydroxy-4-carboxy-5-ureidoimidazoline decarboxylase, producing MSQTTYTIAQLNTMPEAEFIAVLGGIYEHSPWFAETAARKRPFANTAELASALRGAVDAAGQEAQLKLVRAHPELAGKAAVRGELTAESTREQAGAGLDQCTPEEFQRLQGLNEAYNRKFGFPFILAVRGYDRHGIIDAFARRLENAPEVELQTCINQIHRIAQFRLNDLVSA
- a CDS encoding porin, coding for MKKQYKPALKLAAIAATLFSGAAMAQSSVTLYGMADAFIGGVKNPGSGDRAYVVNSGGMQTSYWGIKGTEDLGMGTKAIFDLNGFFRPDTGSMGRFTGDSMFSRNAFVGLTNETYGTLKIGRNTTPYFVSTILFNPLVDSYTFSPMIFHTYFPTPQNVGGVSDPGILGDSGWNNSLLYSTPNFGGLTANFIYGFGESPGNNGKNKWGGNLTYFSGNFAATLAFQQVKFDVAPFDPQNANLAGLDKQSAVQAGVTYDFKIVKAFLQGQYIKTNFNTSTNGGDIKHIDGQAGVAVPVGAGNILASYTYGRVLNEVAGIKRNTFAVAYDYNLSKRTDVYGAYYYDKVSGVEHGDTFGVGVRHRF
- a CDS encoding DUF4136 domain-containing protein, with the translated sequence MALGSLWLAGCATTVTTEVTAFRQAGWQNDAPRTYAFEHTSQQEEQLERQTFEQWLADTLSGLGFEQRPAGQARYLVTMDYDAAPGIAQVAETVYPDPWYGPWGPYWGPYGGYRPYGPWGWGPGYWPPQTVIRDVPVTYSNVRVYFKDAASGKRVYQVTATNTTESGNPAAVMPYMIRSAFADFPAESGRPRRVTLEVDKDKK
- a CDS encoding NADP-dependent malic enzyme, whose amino-acid sequence is MSSKTTGDAPQHAPNSPEAQLRLAALEYHRSPTKGKIQVTATKALSNQRDLSLAYSPGVAYACEEIHKDPAMAAEYTSRANLVAVVTNGTAVLGLGDIGPLAGKPVMEGKGCLFKKFAGIDVFDIELDARDPDKIVEIVAALEPTLGGVNLEDIKAPECFYIEQKLRERMNIPVFHDDQHGTAIISTAALLNGLKVVGKDIAKVKLAVSGAGAAAIACLDTMVSLGVNRENIYVVDSKGVIFQGRDANMEANKARYAQDTSARTLADIVKDADVFLGCSTAGVLTGDMVKTMADRPIILALANPEPEIRPEVAKAARPDCIIATGRSDYPNQVNNVLCFPYIFRGALDCGATKITEAMKLACVKAIAELAEAELNDAVAAAYGGRELKFGPDYIIPTPFDQRLIEKIAPAVAKAAEESGVATRPIKDLEAYRQQLTSYVYHTGMIMKPVFTAAKAAPKRVAYAEGEEERVLRAVQGVVDEGLARPILIGRPHVIQMRIDKAGLRLRPGVDFELINPEDDPRYRAYHEEYHALRGRDGVTPDMAKVALRRSNTLIGTMLMHMGDADALLCGTVGRFEAHLEHVRDVIGLAPGAKVFAAMNALMLEKYTLFITDTFVNDDPSAEELAAITQLAAEEIARFGLHPKVAMMSHSMFGSSNRPSARKMRDAAEILARVAPQLEVEGEMQGDAALVEDVRRHFLPGTKLAGSANLLVMPTLDAANIAFNLLKITGGQGVTVGPILLGAAKPVHILNPQATTRRIVNMTAVAVAECNATR